A stretch of the Papaver somniferum cultivar HN1 chromosome 6, ASM357369v1, whole genome shotgun sequence genome encodes the following:
- the LOC113286378 gene encoding uncharacterized protein LOC113286378 isoform X2, with translation MWKLSRIMNINKQLLNTILSSSSSSSLKSSPVKLLNITKSPSKYPNLHTPVLNFPRNLTPRFLFSHPRVINLNFNSNPTRSFCSSSSPHIETEVNQKFLSSSEEVTDSKRSTEKDHLLVSIPVRAYHKFNRIDLKGLMAENEDNLIPHTSGEINYAVLKFGNGSSQTPSRDSEAKLNESSHSYMVVFPYGSTVMFNMLDGEVDKYLKIIKRHASGFAETGKDGPSFQNYHIKYEVRENPYFPMWMQGGEGCVMLQHLNTDGVRVISTVLGQSIALDYYIRKVDGVIAAFTELPRGRMTISSYIMRKKRMYQLVGRANCTLAELVVKLGLFKRGLYNM, from the exons ATGTGGAAGCTTTCACGTATAATGAACATCAACAAACAGTTGTTAAACaccattctttcttcttcatcgtcatcttCTCTCAAGTCATCGCCAGTAAAGTTACTCAATATAACAAAATCCCCATCAAAATACCCTAATCTTCATACCCCAGTTCTCAATTTTCCCAGAAACCTAACTCCTAGGTTCTTGTTTTCTCATCCCAGAGTCATTAATTTAAACTTCAATTCAAACCCCACTCGTAGTTTTTGCTCTAGTTCTTCGCCTCACATAGAAACTGAGGTTAATCAAAAATTCCTTTCATCTTCAGAGGAGGTCACTGATAGCAAACGTAGCACAGAAAAAGACCATCTTCTGGTATCAATTCCAGTGAGGGCTTATCACAAGTTCAACAG GATTGATTTAAAAGGATTAATGGCTGAGAATGAAGACAATTTGATCCCACATACATCTGGAGAGATCAATTATGCTGTTCTCAAATTCGGCAATGGGAGCTCTCAAACACCTTCTCGA GATTCTGAGGCTAAGTTAAACGAGAGTAGTCACTCTTACATGGTGGTTTTCCCATATGGATCCACTGTAATGTTTAATATGCTTGACGGAGAAGTTGATAAGTATCTGAAGATTATCAAAAGGCATGCCTCAGGGTTCGCGGAAACGGGAAAGGATGGGCCGTCTTTCCAGAATTACCACATCA AGTATGAGGTGAGAGAAAATCCATATTTTCCCATGTGGATGCAAGGTGGCGAAGGTTGTGTGATGCTGCAGCATTTGAATACAGATGGAGTTCGTGTGATTAGTACTGTTCTTGGACAAAGTATAGCTCTCGACTACTATATTCGCAAG GTTGACGGAGTAATTGCAGCATTTACAGAGTTACCTCGCGGAAGGATGACAATAAGTTcttatataatgcggaaaaaaagaaTGTATCAACTAGTTGGGAGAGCAAATTGTACTCTTGCTGAATTAGTTGTTAAACTTGGGCTTTTTAAGAG aggTTTGTACAATATGTAG
- the LOC113286378 gene encoding uncharacterized protein LOC113286378 isoform X1, whose product MWKLSRIMNINKQLLNTILSSSSSSSLKSSPVKLLNITKSPSKYPNLHTPVLNFPRNLTPRFLFSHPRVINLNFNSNPTRSFCSSSSPHIETEVNQKFLSSSEEVTDSKRSTEKDHLLVSIPVRAYHKFNRIDLKGLMAENEDNLIPHTSGEINYAVLKFGNGSSQTPSRDSEAKLNESSHSYMVVFPYGSTVMFNMLDGEVDKYLKIIKRHASGFAETGKDGPSFQNYHIKYEVRENPYFPMWMQGGEGCVMLQHLNTDGVRVISTVLGQSIALDYYIRKVDGVIAAFTELPRGRMTISSYIMRKKRMYQLVGRANCTLAELVVKLGLFKRSEILLGKTATTLRCCIILRINLNLIKNWLALIFTYA is encoded by the exons ATGTGGAAGCTTTCACGTATAATGAACATCAACAAACAGTTGTTAAACaccattctttcttcttcatcgtcatcttCTCTCAAGTCATCGCCAGTAAAGTTACTCAATATAACAAAATCCCCATCAAAATACCCTAATCTTCATACCCCAGTTCTCAATTTTCCCAGAAACCTAACTCCTAGGTTCTTGTTTTCTCATCCCAGAGTCATTAATTTAAACTTCAATTCAAACCCCACTCGTAGTTTTTGCTCTAGTTCTTCGCCTCACATAGAAACTGAGGTTAATCAAAAATTCCTTTCATCTTCAGAGGAGGTCACTGATAGCAAACGTAGCACAGAAAAAGACCATCTTCTGGTATCAATTCCAGTGAGGGCTTATCACAAGTTCAACAG GATTGATTTAAAAGGATTAATGGCTGAGAATGAAGACAATTTGATCCCACATACATCTGGAGAGATCAATTATGCTGTTCTCAAATTCGGCAATGGGAGCTCTCAAACACCTTCTCGA GATTCTGAGGCTAAGTTAAACGAGAGTAGTCACTCTTACATGGTGGTTTTCCCATATGGATCCACTGTAATGTTTAATATGCTTGACGGAGAAGTTGATAAGTATCTGAAGATTATCAAAAGGCATGCCTCAGGGTTCGCGGAAACGGGAAAGGATGGGCCGTCTTTCCAGAATTACCACATCA AGTATGAGGTGAGAGAAAATCCATATTTTCCCATGTGGATGCAAGGTGGCGAAGGTTGTGTGATGCTGCAGCATTTGAATACAGATGGAGTTCGTGTGATTAGTACTGTTCTTGGACAAAGTATAGCTCTCGACTACTATATTCGCAAG GTTGACGGAGTAATTGCAGCATTTACAGAGTTACCTCGCGGAAGGATGACAATAAGTTcttatataatgcggaaaaaaagaaTGTATCAACTAGTTGGGAGAGCAAATTGTACTCTTGCTGAATTAGTTGTTAAACTTGGGCTTTTTAAGAG ATCGGAAATTCTTTTAGGGAAGACCGCAACTACTCTCAGATGCTGTATTATCTTAAGGATCAATTTGAATTTAATCAAAAATTGGTTGGCGTTGATTTTTACTTACGCTTAG
- the LOC113290004 gene encoding uncharacterized protein LOC113290004, with protein sequence MISKSTNIKQLKSPIVSLFRSSSSVNLSSTTNSSITKPYLLTPPNTLLLPLFSSKVLTSKQSLFSNSFSITRVIHSGGARNLCSISSFPPTECEVNYQASSSSSEVNGPTQNIKRKNLWTLWTSVPVRAYCLSHRIDLMGLMTENQANLIPHTPGIGNYVVLRFGDITVSRSPPLPPRDSYMVVFKYGSTVMFNMLDHEVDGYLKIIKKHASGMLPETTKDGGDSSQKYIDCELREKLKLPACMQGGLNHMMLQNFNIDGICTVASVFGQSVALDYYSRLVHEWISEYVNVNIGLEESGILCSTKRLVELAQRTSGDADIVYSFGLSERSDVTWKEDSEYSHMFDYLRDEFKLTQRFADLDRQFKMGELNIWFTVVEMVIPQAVGRVAACIICIALLLCLPVVILPISAVETYLMSI encoded by the exons ATGATTTCCAAGTCGACCAACATTAAGCAGCTGAAAAGCCCCATTGTTTCTCTATTTCGTTCTTCATCATCAGTGAATTTATCCAGTACCACGAATTCGTCCATAACGAAACCTTATTTATTAACTCCTCCTAACactcttcttcttcccctcttttCCTCTAAAGTCCTAACTTCAAAACAGAGTCTTTTCTCCAATTCGTTTTCCATTACCAGAGTAATTCATAGTGGCGGCGCTCGTAACCTTTGCTCGATTTCCTCCTTTCCTCCCACAGAATGTGAGGTTAACTACCAAGCCTCCTCTTCATCATCAGAGGTCAATGGTCCCACTCAGAACATAAAAAGGAAGAACCTTTGGACTCTTTGGACATCAGTTCCAGTTAGAGCTTATTGCTTATCCCATAG AATTGATTTGATGGGATTAATGACTGAGAATCAAGCCAATTTAATCCCACATACTCCTGGGATTGGCAACTACGTTGTTCTTAGATTTGGTGACATTACCGTTTCTCgttctcctcctcttcctcctagA GACTCTTACATGGTGGTTTTCAAATATGGATCCACTGTAATGTTTAATATGCTTGATCACGAAGTTGATGGCTATCTGAAGATTATCAAAAAACATGCTTCAGGAATGCTACCTGAAACAACCAAGGACGGAGGAGATTCTTCACAAAAGTACATTG ATTGCGAGTTGAGGGAAAAGCTGAAGTTACCCGCGTGTATGCAAGGTGGCTTAAACCATATGATGTTGCAGAATTTTAACATTGATGGGATTTGTACAGTCGCTAGTGTTTTTGGTCAAAGTGTTGCTCTTGACTACTACTCTCGCCTG gtACATGAATGGATTTCTGAATATGTAAATGTGAATATTGGATTGGAAGAAAGTGGTATCTTATGCAGCACTAAGAGATTAGTTGAACTGGCACAGAGAACGAGTGGTGATGCAGACATTGTTTATTCGTTTGGGCTATCTGAGAG ATCAGATGTTACTTGGAAAGAAGATAGTGAGTACTCGCATATGTTTGACTACCTTCGAGATGAATTTAAATTGACACAGAGGTTTGCGGATTTAGATCGTCAGTTCAAGATGGGTGAG CTCAATATCTGGTTCACTGTAGTGGAAATGGTTATACCCCAGGCAGTTGGGCGTGTAGCTGCATGTATAATATGTATTGCGTTGTTATTGTGTTTACCAGTAGTTATTTTACCAATTAGTGCAGTAGAGACCTATCTCATGTCAATATGA